From the Pseudomonas sp. SORT22 genome, one window contains:
- a CDS encoding helix-turn-helix transcriptional regulator, which translates to MPIIIRLDVVMAKNKIRSKDLAEIIGITEANLSLLKNGKIKGFKMETLEKLCRALNCQPGDLLEFSEE; encoded by the coding sequence ATGCCGATAATTATTCGACTCGATGTAGTCATGGCCAAGAACAAGATCCGCTCCAAGGATCTGGCCGAGATTATCGGTATTACGGAGGCGAACCTGTCGTTGCTGAAAAACGGCAAGATCAAGGGTTTCAAGATGGAAACCCTCGAGAAGCTCTGTCGCGCGTTGAACTGCCAGCCAGGTGACCTGCTGGAGTTCAGCGAGGAATGA
- a CDS encoding multidrug/spermidine efflux SMR transporter subunit MdtJ: MRSWIYLFIAITAEVIGTASMKFAASHFPILGHGLMYLMIGLSYFFLALAVKRVPVGVAYALWEGIGIVLITLISVTWLGESLGLLKAAGLGVMIAGILLIKSGTRAAPAPRNMEALPC, from the coding sequence ATGCGTTCCTGGATCTATCTGTTTATCGCCATCACCGCCGAGGTGATCGGCACCGCGTCGATGAAATTCGCCGCCAGTCATTTCCCCATTCTTGGTCACGGGTTGATGTACCTGATGATCGGCCTGTCGTACTTTTTCCTGGCACTGGCGGTAAAACGCGTGCCGGTGGGCGTGGCCTACGCCCTGTGGGAAGGCATCGGCATCGTGTTGATCACCCTGATCAGCGTCACCTGGCTGGGCGAGAGCCTGGGCCTGCTCAAGGCCGCCGGCCTGGGCGTGATGATCGCCGGTATCCTGCTGATCAAGTCGGGTACCCGCGCCGCACCTGCCCCGCGCAATATGGAGGCCCTGCCATGCTGA
- the mdtI gene encoding multidrug/spermidine efflux SMR transporter subunit MdtI, producing the protein MLSMNWIPFAWLGLAIVLEVIANLLLKYSDGFKKRGLGIASILCVLAAFTALAQAVRDIELSLAYAIWGGFGILATVAMGWALFGQRLVGRGWLGLALLLVGMSLLKLA; encoded by the coding sequence ATGCTGAGCATGAACTGGATTCCCTTCGCCTGGCTGGGCCTGGCGATCGTGCTGGAAGTGATCGCCAACCTGCTGCTCAAGTATTCCGACGGTTTTAAAAAGCGCGGCCTGGGCATTGCTTCGATTCTCTGTGTGCTGGCCGCCTTTACCGCACTGGCCCAGGCTGTGCGAGATATCGAACTGTCGCTGGCTTACGCCATCTGGGGTGGCTTCGGCATCCTCGCCACCGTGGCCATGGGTTGGGCACTGTTCGGTCAGCGCCTGGTAGGCCGCGGCTGGTTGGGCCTGGCGCTGTTGCTGGTGGGCATGAGCCTGCTGAAACTGGCCTGA
- a CDS encoding methyltransferase: MTTALPLCADQLLSRFQALDDFLREHQALWRPRPFTQLQLPWETEYRALADWLRQRSLSEAEAAHNHPEQLAAPAPFPQLARRAAALSAIGELSTVALPPAGPRLNVDVPGRKWQQIEAFASHLGFIHSPRHWLDWCAGKGHLGRRLLQPHSQQLTCLEYDPALVEAGSALSQHHQLPAEHRLQDVLADSAAQQLSAEHTAVALHACGDLHVRLMQLASLKGCRQLAIAPCCYNRIQAPQYQPLSTAAKASGLQLSIDDLGLPLSETVTAGARVRRQRDESMARRLGFDLWQRQLRGVDEYLPTPSLPVSWLHKPFADYCRGLAELKELQPGAEPDWPALEAAGWQRLAQVRNLELLRNLFRRPLELWLVLDRALFLEEQSYQVQLGVFCEQPLTPRNLLLLAERR; the protein is encoded by the coding sequence ATGACCACTGCCCTCCCCCTCTGCGCCGACCAACTGCTCAGCCGCTTCCAGGCGCTGGACGACTTTCTGCGCGAGCATCAGGCGCTGTGGCGGCCACGGCCTTTCACCCAGTTGCAACTGCCGTGGGAAACCGAATACCGCGCCCTGGCCGACTGGTTGCGCCAGCGCTCGTTGAGCGAGGCGGAAGCGGCGCACAATCACCCCGAGCAACTCGCTGCACCGGCGCCTTTTCCTCAGCTGGCACGCCGGGCGGCAGCGCTGTCTGCCATCGGCGAGTTATCCACCGTTGCCCTGCCCCCTGCTGGCCCTCGCCTGAATGTCGACGTGCCGGGGCGCAAATGGCAGCAGATCGAAGCCTTCGCCAGCCACCTGGGTTTTATCCACAGCCCACGGCACTGGCTGGACTGGTGCGCCGGCAAAGGTCATCTGGGCCGGCGCTTGCTGCAGCCTCATAGTCAGCAACTGACCTGCCTGGAATACGACCCGGCGCTGGTCGAAGCCGGCAGCGCCCTCAGCCAGCATCACCAACTGCCCGCCGAGCACCGCCTGCAGGATGTACTGGCCGATAGCGCCGCCCAGCAACTGAGCGCCGAGCACACCGCAGTGGCCCTGCACGCCTGTGGCGACCTGCATGTACGCCTGATGCAACTGGCAAGCCTCAAGGGTTGCCGCCAACTGGCCATCGCGCCGTGCTGCTACAACCGCATCCAGGCGCCGCAGTACCAGCCGTTATCCACAGCCGCCAAGGCATCTGGCCTGCAGTTGTCGATTGATGATCTTGGCTTGCCGCTCAGCGAAACCGTTACCGCAGGTGCGCGGGTACGCCGCCAGCGTGACGAGTCCATGGCCAGGCGCCTGGGTTTCGATCTGTGGCAACGGCAGTTGCGTGGGGTAGATGAGTACCTGCCGACGCCTTCGCTGCCGGTCAGTTGGCTGCACAAGCCGTTCGCCGACTACTGCCGGGGCCTTGCCGAACTCAAGGAATTGCAGCCAGGTGCCGAGCCTGATTGGCCAGCATTGGAAGCGGCCGGCTGGCAGCGCCTGGCCCAGGTGCGCAACCTGGAATTGCTGCGCAATCTGTTCCGCCGCCCGCTGGAATTATGGCTGGTGCTGGATCGCGCACTGTTCCTGGAGGAACAGTCCTACCAGGTACAGCTCGGGGTGTTTTGCGAACAGCCTCTCACCCCGCGCAACCTGCTGCTGTTGGCCGAACGCCGGTAA
- a CDS encoding ABC transporter permease: MNWEVIIKWLPRLAQGATLTLELVAIAVIAGLILAIPLGIARSSRLWYVRALPYGYIFFFRGTPLLVQLFLVYYGLAQFDAVRNSALWPYLRDPFWCTVLTMTLHTAAYIAEILRGALQAIPRGEIEAARALGMSRAKAMLYIMLPRAARIGLPAYSNEVILMLKASALASTVTLLELTGMARTIIARTYLPVEIFFAAGLFYLLISFLLVQAFKQLERWLRVDACQGR; this comes from the coding sequence ATGAACTGGGAAGTCATCATCAAGTGGCTGCCACGCCTGGCCCAGGGCGCCACGCTGACGCTCGAGCTGGTCGCCATCGCGGTCATCGCCGGGCTGATCCTCGCCATACCACTGGGTATCGCCCGCTCTTCGCGGCTCTGGTACGTACGGGCCCTGCCTTACGGCTACATTTTCTTCTTCCGCGGTACGCCGCTGCTGGTGCAGCTGTTTTTGGTGTATTACGGGCTGGCCCAGTTCGATGCCGTGCGCAACAGCGCCTTGTGGCCGTACCTGCGCGATCCGTTCTGGTGCACGGTGCTGACCATGACCCTGCACACCGCCGCCTACATCGCAGAAATCCTGCGTGGCGCGCTGCAGGCCATCCCCCGTGGCGAGATCGAAGCGGCGCGGGCCCTGGGCATGTCCCGGGCCAAAGCAATGCTCTACATCATGCTGCCGCGTGCCGCCCGCATCGGCCTGCCGGCCTACAGCAACGAAGTGATCCTGATGCTCAAGGCCAGTGCCCTGGCGAGTACCGTTACCCTGCTGGAACTGACCGGCATGGCGCGGACGATCATCGCCCGGACCTACCTGCCGGTGGAGATCTTCTTCGCGGCGGGACTGTTCTACCTGCTGATCTCCTTCTTGCTGGTGCAAGCCTTCAAGCAGCTGGAACGCTGGCTGCGCGTCGACGCCTGCCAGGGTCGATAA
- a CDS encoding ABC transporter permease, whose protein sequence is MNIDLYGFGPALMAGTLMTVKLALSALLLGLVLGLLGALAKTSPYKPLQWLGGFYSTLVRGVPELLWVLLIYFGTVSLMNRLGELLNIPGLELNAFAAGVIALGLCFGAYATEVFRGALLAIPKGHREAGLALGLSKGRIFSRLVLPQMWRIALPGLGNLFMILMKDTALVSVIGLEEIMRHSQIAVTVSKQPFTFYMVAAIIYLGLTVLAMTGMHFMEKRAGRGFARANQ, encoded by the coding sequence ATGAATATTGATCTTTACGGATTCGGTCCGGCCCTGATGGCCGGGACGCTGATGACCGTCAAACTCGCATTGTCGGCCCTGCTCCTGGGGCTGGTACTGGGACTGCTTGGCGCCCTGGCCAAGACCTCACCCTACAAACCCCTGCAATGGCTGGGTGGTTTCTACTCCACACTGGTTCGCGGCGTGCCCGAGCTGCTCTGGGTGCTGTTGATCTATTTTGGCACCGTCAGCCTGATGAACCGGCTGGGCGAGCTTCTGAATATTCCCGGCCTTGAGCTCAATGCCTTTGCCGCAGGCGTAATTGCCCTGGGCCTGTGCTTCGGCGCCTATGCCACGGAAGTGTTCCGTGGTGCGCTGCTGGCGATCCCCAAGGGCCACCGTGAAGCCGGCCTGGCGCTGGGCCTGTCCAAGGGGCGGATCTTCTCCAGGCTGGTGCTGCCGCAAATGTGGCGCATCGCCCTGCCAGGGCTGGGCAATCTGTTCATGATCCTGATGAAAGACACCGCGCTGGTCTCGGTAATCGGCCTGGAAGAAATCATGCGTCATTCGCAAATCGCCGTGACCGTGAGCAAGCAACCCTTCACCTTCTACATGGTCGCCGCCATCATTTACCTGGGCCTTACCGTCCTGGCCATGACCGGCATGCACTTCATGGAAAAACGCGCCGGTCGCGGCTTCGCGAGGGCCAACCAATGA
- a CDS encoding ABC transporter substrate-binding protein, translating into MQTYKKFLLAAAATLVFSANAMAAEKLKMGIEAAYPPFNNKDASGQVVGFDKDIGDALCAKMKVECEVVVSDWDGIIPALNAKKSDFIISSLSITDERKQAVDFTDPYYSNKQQFIAPKNVDFKTDPKSLEGKTLGTQRATQAAIWLDDNGGMDNKFKVSLYDTQENAYLDLTSGRVDALLADKYANYDWLKSDAGKNYEFKGDPVNESDKVGIAVRKGDNELRNKLNAALKEIVADGTYEKINNKYFPFSIY; encoded by the coding sequence ATGCAGACCTATAAGAAATTCCTCCTGGCCGCTGCCGCCACGCTGGTGTTCTCGGCCAATGCCATGGCTGCCGAGAAACTGAAGATGGGCATCGAGGCGGCCTACCCGCCGTTCAACAACAAGGACGCCAGTGGCCAGGTCGTCGGTTTCGACAAAGACATCGGCGACGCCCTGTGCGCGAAGATGAAGGTCGAGTGTGAAGTGGTGGTTTCTGACTGGGACGGCATCATTCCCGCCCTGAACGCGAAGAAGTCCGACTTCATCATCTCCTCGCTGTCGATCACCGACGAGCGCAAGCAGGCGGTGGACTTCACCGACCCGTACTACTCGAACAAGCAGCAGTTCATCGCCCCGAAAAACGTCGACTTCAAGACTGATCCCAAGTCGCTCGAAGGCAAGACCCTCGGCACTCAGCGCGCCACCCAGGCAGCTATCTGGCTGGACGATAACGGCGGCATGGACAACAAGTTCAAGGTCAGCCTGTACGACACCCAGGAAAACGCCTACCTGGACCTGACCTCGGGCCGCGTCGACGCCCTGCTGGCTGACAAATACGCCAACTACGACTGGCTCAAGTCCGACGCCGGTAAAAACTACGAGTTCAAAGGCGATCCGGTGAACGAAAGCGACAAGGTTGGTATCGCTGTGCGCAAAGGTGACAACGAACTGCGCAACAAGCTCAACGCCGCCCTGAAAGAAATCGTTGCCGACGGCACCTACGAGAAGATCAACAACAAGTACTTCCCGTTCAGCATCTATTGA
- a CDS encoding ABC transporter ATP-binding protein: MAEATPALEIRNLHKRYGDQEILKGISLTARDGDVISILGSSGSGKSTLLRCINLLENPHQGQILVAGEELRLKAAKNGELVAADNKQINRLRSEIGFVFQNFNLWPHMSILDNIIEAPRRVLGQSKAEATEHAEALLNKVGIHNKRHSYPAELSGGQQQRAAIARTLAMKPKVILFDEPTSALDPEMVQEVLNVIRALAEEGRTMLLVTHEMGFARQVSSEVVFLHQGLVEEQGTPQQVFENPTSARCKQFMSSNR, translated from the coding sequence ATGGCTGAGGCCACGCCCGCGCTGGAAATCCGCAACCTGCACAAACGCTACGGCGACCAGGAAATCCTCAAGGGAATTTCGCTGACCGCGCGTGATGGCGACGTGATCTCGATCCTGGGATCCTCCGGCTCCGGCAAGTCCACTCTGCTGCGCTGCATCAACCTGCTGGAAAACCCGCACCAGGGCCAGATCCTGGTGGCCGGCGAAGAGCTGCGGCTCAAGGCGGCAAAAAACGGTGAACTGGTGGCCGCCGACAACAAGCAGATCAATCGCCTGCGCAGCGAGATCGGCTTTGTCTTCCAGAATTTCAACCTGTGGCCGCACATGAGCATCCTCGACAACATCATCGAGGCGCCGCGCCGGGTGCTCGGCCAGAGCAAGGCCGAGGCCACCGAGCATGCCGAAGCGCTGCTGAACAAGGTTGGCATCCACAACAAGCGTCACAGCTACCCGGCCGAGCTGTCCGGTGGCCAGCAACAGCGTGCGGCCATTGCCCGCACCCTGGCAATGAAGCCCAAGGTTATCCTGTTCGACGAGCCGACCTCGGCCCTGGACCCGGAAATGGTCCAGGAAGTGCTCAACGTTATCCGTGCCCTCGCCGAAGAAGGCCGTACCATGCTACTGGTTACCCACGAAATGGGCTTTGCCCGCCAGGTGTCCAGCGAAGTCGTCTTCCTGCACCAGGGGCTGGTCGAAGAGCAAGGAACGCCGCAGCAGGTTTTCGAAAACCCGACCTCGGCGCGTTGTAAACAATTCATGTCCAGCAACCGCTAA
- the gabP gene encoding GABA permease, with product MSGTHNSNDLAQGLKQRHVTMLSIAGVIGAGLFVGSGHAIAEAGPAVLLAYAAAGTLVVLVMRMLAEMAVASPDTGSFSTYADKAIGHWAGFTIGWLYWWFWVLVIPLEANAAATILHAWFPDIGIWVFTLVITLLLTATNLFSVKNYGEFEFWFALLKVVAIIGFIILGVAAIFGLLPNSQVSGVSHLFDTQGFMPNGMGAVLAAMLTTMFSFMGTEIVTIAAAESKDPGKQITKATNSVIWRIFLFYLVSIFVVVALVPWTNSDLAEVGSYQTVLNLMGIPNAKLIVDIVVLIAVTSCLNSALYTSSRMLFSLSKRGDAPAMAQRTTSSGTPYVAVVLSTAAAFLTVIANYLAPAQVFEFLLASSGAIALLVYLVIAVSQLRMRRQRMQRGEKIAFKMWLFPGLTWATIAFIVGILTVMLIRPDHRIEIVATGLLSIAVVAAGLLVARKRRAEAAGRAVLNN from the coding sequence ATGAGCGGTACGCACAATTCCAATGACCTCGCTCAGGGGCTCAAGCAGCGGCATGTGACCATGCTGTCGATTGCCGGTGTCATCGGCGCCGGGCTGTTCGTCGGCTCCGGCCACGCCATCGCCGAAGCCGGCCCTGCGGTCTTGCTGGCCTATGCCGCGGCCGGGACCCTGGTGGTGCTGGTGATGCGCATGCTGGCCGAAATGGCCGTTGCCTCGCCGGATACCGGTTCGTTTTCGACGTATGCCGACAAAGCCATCGGCCACTGGGCCGGTTTTACTATCGGCTGGCTGTACTGGTGGTTCTGGGTTCTGGTGATTCCGCTGGAGGCCAACGCCGCCGCAACCATTCTGCATGCCTGGTTCCCCGATATCGGCATCTGGGTGTTTACCCTGGTGATCACCTTGCTGCTGACCGCGACCAACCTGTTCAGTGTGAAGAACTACGGTGAATTCGAGTTCTGGTTCGCGTTGCTCAAGGTAGTGGCGATCATTGGCTTCATCATCCTTGGTGTGGCTGCGATTTTCGGCCTGCTGCCCAACAGCCAGGTCAGCGGCGTCAGCCACCTGTTCGACACCCAGGGCTTCATGCCCAACGGCATGGGCGCGGTGCTGGCGGCGATGCTGACCACCATGTTCTCGTTCATGGGGACTGAAATCGTCACCATCGCTGCCGCCGAGTCGAAAGACCCGGGCAAGCAGATCACCAAGGCCACCAACTCGGTGATCTGGCGGATCTTCCTGTTCTACCTGGTGTCGATCTTTGTGGTCGTGGCCCTGGTGCCGTGGACCAACAGTGACCTGGCCGAAGTCGGTTCGTACCAGACCGTGCTCAACCTGATGGGCATCCCCAACGCCAAGCTGATCGTCGACATCGTTGTGCTGATCGCCGTGACCAGTTGCCTGAACTCGGCGCTGTACACCTCCTCGCGCATGCTCTTCTCCCTGAGCAAGCGTGGCGATGCGCCGGCCATGGCCCAGCGCACCACCTCCAGCGGCACACCGTACGTGGCGGTGGTGCTGTCGACTGCGGCGGCGTTCCTCACCGTGATCGCCAACTACCTGGCACCTGCCCAGGTATTCGAGTTCCTGCTGGCGAGCTCCGGCGCCATTGCCTTGCTGGTGTACCTGGTGATCGCCGTGTCGCAACTGCGCATGCGTCGTCAGCGTATGCAGCGCGGCGAGAAGATCGCCTTCAAGATGTGGCTGTTCCCGGGCCTGACCTGGGCGACCATTGCCTTCATCGTCGGCATCCTGACGGTGATGCTGATCCGTCCGGACCATCGTATTGAAATCGTCGCGACCGGCTTGTTGTCGATTGCCGTGGTCGCCGCCGGCTTGCTGGTGGCGCGCAAGCGCAGGGCCGAGGCGGCCGGGCGGGCGGTGCTGAACAACTGA
- a CDS encoding type II toxin-antitoxin system RelE/ParE family toxin → MIALTAKAESDLDSIFEHHQLKAGSKTAFAMVQGILSSLEILEHFPGAGRPSPVPDVRELVLAHIPFIAPYRLLDGRVQVLRFLHRRSERPEHW, encoded by the coding sequence ATGATTGCACTGACGGCGAAGGCTGAAAGCGACCTGGATTCGATTTTCGAGCACCATCAGCTCAAGGCAGGCAGCAAAACGGCCTTTGCAATGGTTCAGGGCATATTGAGCAGCCTGGAAATACTCGAACACTTCCCAGGTGCAGGCCGCCCCTCGCCAGTGCCGGATGTGCGTGAGCTGGTGCTCGCCCACATCCCCTTTATTGCCCCGTACCGCTTGCTCGACGGACGGGTCCAGGTATTGCGATTTCTGCATCGGCGCAGTGAGCGACCTGAGCACTGGTAA
- a CDS encoding ribbon-helix-helix protein, CopG family — translation MASPVLSFRVEASLAEKLDQLAAATDRDRQYHLKRALLRYVEAESWHVQAIAAGISDADTGNLTDLSEVKAKWVKREDDCTDGEG, via the coding sequence ATGGCTTCCCCGGTTCTGTCGTTTCGCGTCGAAGCATCCCTCGCCGAAAAGCTCGATCAACTGGCAGCCGCCACCGATCGAGATCGCCAATATCACCTCAAGCGCGCTTTGCTGCGCTATGTCGAAGCCGAGTCATGGCACGTGCAGGCGATTGCTGCCGGCATCAGCGATGCCGACACTGGCAACCTGACCGACCTCTCTGAGGTCAAGGCAAAGTGGGTGAAACGCGAAGATGATTGCACTGACGGCGAAGGCTGA
- the ppk2 gene encoding polyphosphate kinase 2, with amino-acid sequence MSEESTALPLPSPAAETPASPSPSPARKAATPRPRRPRTPRKPAVSAAAESEISAISQQPAALKVASAPRGSNEDSASAKLPASYPYSNRMRRAEYEKAKHELQIELLKVQSWVKETGQRIVVLFEGRDAAGKGGTIKRFMEHLNPRGARIVALEKPSEQEKGQWYFQRYVQHLPTSGEMVFFDRSWYNRAGVERVMDFCSPLQYLEFMRQAPELERMLCNSGILLFKYWFSVNREEQLRRFISRRDDPLKHWKLSPIDIKSLDKWDEYTAAKEAMFFHTDTADAPWTVIKSDDKKRARINCIRHFLHSLDYPGKDLSVAHQPDPLLVDRAARVLEEEDRGELAQPA; translated from the coding sequence ATGAGCGAAGAATCCACTGCCCTGCCCCTGCCCTCGCCTGCCGCTGAAACACCTGCGAGCCCCAGCCCAAGCCCGGCACGCAAAGCTGCCACCCCCCGTCCACGGCGTCCACGCACGCCGCGCAAGCCTGCTGTCAGCGCCGCTGCCGAAAGCGAAATCAGCGCCATCAGCCAGCAACCGGCGGCCCTGAAAGTCGCCTCGGCGCCGCGCGGCTCCAACGAGGACAGCGCCTCGGCCAAGCTGCCGGCCAGCTACCCGTACAGCAACCGCATGCGCCGCGCCGAGTACGAAAAGGCCAAGCACGAACTGCAGATCGAACTGCTCAAGGTGCAAAGCTGGGTCAAGGAAACCGGTCAGCGCATCGTCGTGCTGTTCGAAGGCCGCGACGCCGCCGGCAAGGGTGGCACCATCAAGCGCTTCATGGAGCACCTCAACCCGCGTGGTGCGCGGATTGTCGCCCTGGAGAAGCCTTCCGAGCAGGAGAAGGGCCAGTGGTACTTTCAGCGCTACGTCCAGCACCTGCCCACGTCCGGTGAAATGGTCTTCTTCGACCGCTCCTGGTACAACCGCGCCGGGGTCGAGCGGGTCATGGATTTTTGCTCGCCGCTGCAATACCTGGAGTTCATGCGCCAGGCGCCGGAGCTCGAACGCATGCTGTGCAACAGCGGCATCCTGCTGTTCAAGTACTGGTTCTCGGTGAACCGCGAAGAGCAGCTGCGCCGCTTCATCTCCCGCCGTGACGACCCGCTCAAGCACTGGAAGCTGTCGCCGATCGACATCAAGTCGCTGGACAAGTGGGACGAATACACCGCTGCCAAGGAGGCAATGTTCTTCCACACCGACACCGCCGATGCACCGTGGACGGTAATCAAATCCGACGACAAAAAACGCGCGCGGATCAACTGCATCCGCCACTTCCTGCACTCGCTGGACTACCCCGGCAAGGATTTGAGTGTCGCCCACCAGCCTGACCCGCTGCTGGTGGACCGCGCCGCGCGCGTGCTCGAAGAGGAAGACCGCGGCGAGCTGGCGCAACCAGCCTGA
- a CDS encoding HPP family protein yields the protein MPFKSKAPAAPSLHFSLLSLIGAALAIGATGWLSQVSGALWLMAPFGASCVLAFGMPDSPLAQPRNIIGGHVIATLVGLAVLHTLGDSWWSAALAVGLALAAMQQTRTLHAPAGANPLVVIASHAPLSFVITPVLAGSLVIVAVAWCLNNARQANSYPKYWY from the coding sequence ATGCCATTCAAATCCAAGGCGCCCGCCGCCCCTTCCCTGCATTTCAGCCTGCTGTCACTGATCGGCGCGGCCCTGGCGATCGGCGCCACCGGCTGGCTCAGCCAGGTGTCCGGCGCGCTGTGGCTGATGGCCCCGTTTGGCGCCAGCTGCGTGCTGGCCTTCGGCATGCCCGACTCGCCGCTGGCGCAGCCGCGCAACATCATCGGCGGCCACGTAATTGCCACCCTGGTGGGCCTGGCAGTGCTGCATACCCTCGGCGACAGTTGGTGGAGCGCAGCCCTGGCCGTCGGCCTGGCCCTGGCTGCCATGCAGCAAACCCGCACCCTGCACGCACCAGCCGGGGCCAACCCGCTGGTGGTGATCGCCAGCCACGCACCACTGAGCTTCGTGATTACCCCGGTACTGGCCGGCTCGCTGGTGATCGTCGCCGTGGCCTGGTGCCTGAACAATGCGCGCCAGGCCAACAGCTACCCGAAATACTGGTACTGA
- a CDS encoding TetR/AcrR family transcriptional regulator, whose protein sequence is MSTSEKIAESALQLFYRQGYHGTGVEQLSQEAGVTKKTLYRHFPSKELLIEAALERRDHDFMARLQSALAAVEAKARPLAYIDFIEAWARSEDFYGCAFINASAEYAGPAEPPHVLARLHKDKVMAALEQACQQAGCKQGAAQQLFLLGEGLIVASQVGGVQVPLFEAARLIVAALAYRSIPQI, encoded by the coding sequence ATGAGCACGTCCGAGAAAATCGCCGAGTCGGCGCTGCAGTTGTTCTACCGCCAGGGTTACCACGGCACCGGCGTCGAGCAATTGAGCCAGGAGGCCGGGGTGACCAAGAAAACCCTGTACCGGCATTTCCCCAGCAAGGAGCTGTTGATCGAGGCGGCGCTGGAACGTCGCGATCACGATTTCATGGCGCGCCTGCAAAGCGCTCTGGCGGCCGTTGAGGCAAAAGCGCGGCCGCTGGCCTATATCGATTTCATCGAGGCCTGGGCGCGCTCTGAAGACTTCTACGGCTGCGCCTTCATCAACGCCTCGGCCGAGTATGCCGGGCCGGCCGAGCCACCCCATGTGCTGGCCAGGTTGCACAAGGACAAGGTCATGGCCGCACTTGAGCAGGCCTGCCAGCAGGCGGGGTGCAAGCAGGGCGCTGCGCAGCAGCTGTTTTTGCTGGGCGAGGGGTTGATTGTTGCGTCGCAGGTCGGCGGGGTGCAGGTGCCGCTGTTCGAAGCGGCGCGGTTGATAGTGGCTGCGCTGGCCTATCGCAGCATCCCGCAGATCTGA
- a CDS encoding oxidative damage protection protein yields MTRTVMCRKYKEQLPGLERPPYPGAKGQDIFENISQQAWADWQKEQTMLINEKRLNMMNAEDRKFLQGEMDKFFSGQDYEKAEGYVPPSE; encoded by the coding sequence ATGACACGCACCGTAATGTGCCGCAAGTACAAAGAACAATTGCCAGGCCTCGAGCGTCCACCCTACCCGGGCGCCAAGGGCCAGGACATCTTCGAGAACATCTCGCAGCAAGCCTGGGCCGACTGGCAGAAAGAGCAGACCATGCTGATCAACGAGAAGCGCCTGAACATGATGAACGCCGAGGACCGCAAATTTCTCCAGGGCGAGATGGACAAGTTCTTCTCCGGCCAGGATTACGAGAAGGCCGAAGGCTACGTTCCACCTAGCGAATAA